One window of the Calonectris borealis chromosome 36, bCalBor7.hap1.2, whole genome shotgun sequence genome contains the following:
- the SPAG7 gene encoding sperm-associated antigen 7 has product MAELDLLGSILSSMERPPAAADGEARRRAREQAARVKKLQEQEKRQKVEFRKRMEQEVSQFIQASGEPRRRFQPMNKIERSILHDVAEVAGLTSFSFGEDEESRYVMVFKKEFAPSDEELEAYRRGEEWDPARAGERRRLRELAAQQEEAELQRGPAPPGPPNDYKDKYRHLIGSDAAKAAARTMEANKAYGCVPAAHKRDTRSIEEAMNEIRAKKRLRQAEDEGGPGGASAKGRGGTGGLHPPGRGVFNSGGGEGHTRGPRDCSGGDNGGTRRSWLCPLPHPPPPPKKKKKESGFVVLQ; this is encoded by the exons ATGGCGGAGCTGGATCTGCTGGGCTCCATCCTCAGCTCCATGGAgcggccgcccgctgccgccgACGGGGAGGCGCGGCGCCGGGCGAGGg aaCAAGCCGCGCGGGTgaagaagctgcaggagcaggagaagcGCCAGAAGGTCGAGTTCCGGAAGAGG aTGGAGCAGGAGGTGTCCCAGTTCATCCAGGCCAGTGGGGAGCCCCGGCGCCGCTTCCAGCCCATGAACAAGATCGAGAGGAGCATCCT gcacgaCGTGGCGGAGGTGGCCGGGCTGACGTCCTTCTCCTTCGGGGAGGACGAGGAGAGCCGCTACGTCATGGTCTTCAAaaag GAGTTCGCGCCGTCGGACGAGGAGCTGGAGGCGTACCGGCGGGGGGAGGAGTGGGACCCCGCCCGGGCGGGGGAGCGCCGCCGCCTCCGG GAGCTGGCGGCCCAGCAGGAAGAGGCGGAGCTTcagcgcggccccgcccctcccggcccccccaaCGATTACAAAGATAAATACCGGCACCTGATTGGCTCCGACGCCGCCAAAGCCGCCGCCCGCACCATGGAGGCCAATAAGGCGTACGGCTGCG tgcCGGCGGCCCACAAGCGGGACACGCGCTCCATCGAGGAGGCCATGAACGAGATCCGGGCCAAGAAGCGGCTGCGGCAGGCGGAGGACgagggggggcccgggggggcctcggctaaggggaggggggggacgggggggctgcacccccccgGCAGGGGGGTATTTaacagcggggggggggaggggcacacGAGGGGGCCCCGCGACTGTTCTGGGGGGGACAACGGGGGGACCCGGAggtcctggctctgtcccctcccccacccaccccccccccccaaaaaaaaaaagaaggagtcGGGGTTCGTTGTGCTGCAG
- the ENO3 gene encoding beta-enolase isoform X2, producing MSIQRVWAREILDSRGNPTVEVDLQTSKGCFRAAVPSGASTGIHEALELRDGDKSRYLGKGVLKAVEHINKTIGPALVEKKISVVEQEKIDKLMIDMDGTENKCLQRHQRRFPRRQQVGHAGVHGAAGGRRLLPGGHAHRRRGLPQPQGRHQGQVRQRRHQRGRRGRLRPQHLGEQRSAGAVEGGHRPGRVPRQGGDRDGRGGLRVLPRGPLRPRLQIPPRPPAPHHGGAAGAALPELHQGLPRGVDRGPLRPGRLGGLAALPGAGGDPGGGGRPHRHQPPAHPARGRAPRLQLPPAEGEPDRLRLRVHPGVQTGPEPRLGGDGQPPLGRDRGHLHRRPRRGALHRPDQDGRPVPLRALGQVQPADEDRGGAGGQGQIRRAQLPEPPGQVGREPPGATAPPRRLPSPPWGPPSPPPRGVAPQPPQ from the exons ATGTCCATCCAGAGGGTCTGGGCCAGGGAGATCCTGGACTCCCGGGGGAACCCCACGGTGGAGGTGGACCTGCAGACCAGCAAGG ggtgCTTCCGGGCGGCCGTCCCCAGCGGCGCCTCCACCGGGATCCACGAGGCCCTGGAGCTCCGCGATGGCGACAAGAGCCGGTACCTGGGCAAAg gtgTGCTGAAGGCTGTGGAGCACATCAACAAGACCATCGGCCCCGCCCTGGTGGAGAAG aaaATCAGCGTGGTGGAGCAGGAGAAGATCGACAAGCTCATGATCGACATGGACGGCACCGAGAACAAAT GCCTTCAACGTCATCAACGGCGGTTCCCACGCCGGCAACAAGTTGGCCATGCAGGAGTTCATGGTGCTGCCGGTGGGCGCCGCCTCCTTCCGGGAGGCCATGCGCATCGGCGCCGAGGTCTACCACAGCCTCAAGGGCGTCATCAAGGCCAAGTACGGCAAAGACGCCACCAACGTGGGCGACGAGGGCGGCTTCGCCCCCAACATCTTGGAGAACAACGAAG CGCTGGAGCTGTTGAAGGCGGCCATCGGCCAGGCCGGGTACCCCGACAAGGTGGTGATCGGGATGGACGTGGCGGCCTCCGAGTTCTGCCGCGAGGGCCGCTACGACCTCGACTTCAAatccccccccgacccccagcGCCTCATCACgggggagcagctggggcagctCTACCAGAGCTTCATCAAGGACTACCCCG TGGTGTCGATCGAGGACCCCTTCGACCAGGACGACTGGGAGGGCTGGCGGCGCTTCCTGGGGCAGGTGGGGATCCAGGTGGTGGGGGACGACCTCACCGTCACCAACCCCCGGCGCATCCAGCGCGCGGCCGAGCTCCGCGCCTGCAACTGCCTCCTGCTGAAGGTGAACCAGATCGGCTCCGTCTCCGAGTCCATCCAGGC gtgCAAACTGGCCCAGAGCCACGGCTGGGGGGTGATGGTCAGCCACCGCTCGGGCGAGACCGAGGACACCTTCATCGCCGACCTCGTCGTGGGGCTCTGCACCGGCCAG atCAAGACGGGCGCCCCGTGCCGCTCCGAGCGCTTGGCCAAGTACAACCAGCTGATGAG gatcGAGGAGGCGCTGGGGGACAAGGCCAAATTCGCCGGGCGCAACTTCCGGAACCCCCAGGCCAAGTAGGACGGGAACCGCCGGGGGCCACCGCGCCCCCCCGCAGGCTACCAAGTCCCCCCTGGGGGCCACCAAGTCCCCCCCCGCGGGGGGTCGCCCCACAACCCCCCCAATAA
- the ENO3 gene encoding beta-enolase isoform X1, with protein MSIQRVWAREILDSRGNPTVEVDLQTSKGCFRAAVPSGASTGIHEALELRDGDKSRYLGKGVLKAVEHINKTIGPALVEKKISVVEQEKIDKLMIDMDGTENKSKFGANAILGVSLAVCKAGAAEKGVPLYRHIADLAGNSDLILPVPAFNVINGGSHAGNKLAMQEFMVLPVGAASFREAMRIGAEVYHSLKGVIKAKYGKDATNVGDEGGFAPNILENNEALELLKAAIGQAGYPDKVVIGMDVAASEFCREGRYDLDFKSPPDPQRLITGEQLGQLYQSFIKDYPVVSIEDPFDQDDWEGWRRFLGQVGIQVVGDDLTVTNPRRIQRAAELRACNCLLLKVNQIGSVSESIQACKLAQSHGWGVMVSHRSGETEDTFIADLVVGLCTGQIKTGAPCRSERLAKYNQLMRIEEALGDKAKFAGRNFRNPQAK; from the exons ATGTCCATCCAGAGGGTCTGGGCCAGGGAGATCCTGGACTCCCGGGGGAACCCCACGGTGGAGGTGGACCTGCAGACCAGCAAGG ggtgCTTCCGGGCGGCCGTCCCCAGCGGCGCCTCCACCGGGATCCACGAGGCCCTGGAGCTCCGCGATGGCGACAAGAGCCGGTACCTGGGCAAAg gtgTGCTGAAGGCTGTGGAGCACATCAACAAGACCATCGGCCCCGCCCTGGTGGAGAAG aaaATCAGCGTGGTGGAGCAGGAGAAGATCGACAAGCTCATGATCGACATGGACGGCACCGAGAACAAAT ccAAATTCGGGGCGAACGCCATCCTGGGGGTGTCGCTGGCCGTCTGCAAGGCCGGCGCGGCCGAGAAGGGCGTCCCGCTCTACCGGCACATCGCCGACCTCGCCGGCAACTCCGACCTCATCCTGCCCGTGCCG GCCTTCAACGTCATCAACGGCGGTTCCCACGCCGGCAACAAGTTGGCCATGCAGGAGTTCATGGTGCTGCCGGTGGGCGCCGCCTCCTTCCGGGAGGCCATGCGCATCGGCGCCGAGGTCTACCACAGCCTCAAGGGCGTCATCAAGGCCAAGTACGGCAAAGACGCCACCAACGTGGGCGACGAGGGCGGCTTCGCCCCCAACATCTTGGAGAACAACGAAG CGCTGGAGCTGTTGAAGGCGGCCATCGGCCAGGCCGGGTACCCCGACAAGGTGGTGATCGGGATGGACGTGGCGGCCTCCGAGTTCTGCCGCGAGGGCCGCTACGACCTCGACTTCAAatccccccccgacccccagcGCCTCATCACgggggagcagctggggcagctCTACCAGAGCTTCATCAAGGACTACCCCG TGGTGTCGATCGAGGACCCCTTCGACCAGGACGACTGGGAGGGCTGGCGGCGCTTCCTGGGGCAGGTGGGGATCCAGGTGGTGGGGGACGACCTCACCGTCACCAACCCCCGGCGCATCCAGCGCGCGGCCGAGCTCCGCGCCTGCAACTGCCTCCTGCTGAAGGTGAACCAGATCGGCTCCGTCTCCGAGTCCATCCAGGC gtgCAAACTGGCCCAGAGCCACGGCTGGGGGGTGATGGTCAGCCACCGCTCGGGCGAGACCGAGGACACCTTCATCGCCGACCTCGTCGTGGGGCTCTGCACCGGCCAG atCAAGACGGGCGCCCCGTGCCGCTCCGAGCGCTTGGCCAAGTACAACCAGCTGATGAG gatcGAGGAGGCGCTGGGGGACAAGGCCAAATTCGCCGGGCGCAACTTCCGGAACCCCCAGGCCAAGTAG
- the ENO3 gene encoding beta-enolase isoform X3, translating into MSIQRVWAREILDSRGNPTVEVDLQTSKGCFRAAVPSGASTGIHEALELRDGDKSRYLGKGVLKAVEHINKTIGPALVEKKISVVEQEKIDKLMIDMDGTENKSKFGANAILGVSLAVCKAGAAEKGVPLYRHIADLAGNSDLILPVPAFNVINGGSHAGNKLAMQEFMVLPVGAASFREAMRIGAEVYHSLKGVIKAKYGKDATNVGDEGGFAPNILENNEAPHHGGAAGAALPELHQGLPRGVDRGPLRPGRLGGLAALPGAGGDPGGGGRPHRHQPPAHPARGRAPRLQLPPAEGEPDRLRLRVHPGVQTGPEPRLGGDGQPPLGRDRGHLHRRPRRGALHRPDQDGRPVPLRALGQVQPADEDRGGAGGQGQIRRAQLPEPPGQVGREPPGATAPPRRLPSPPWGPPSPPPRGVAPQPPQ; encoded by the exons ATGTCCATCCAGAGGGTCTGGGCCAGGGAGATCCTGGACTCCCGGGGGAACCCCACGGTGGAGGTGGACCTGCAGACCAGCAAGG ggtgCTTCCGGGCGGCCGTCCCCAGCGGCGCCTCCACCGGGATCCACGAGGCCCTGGAGCTCCGCGATGGCGACAAGAGCCGGTACCTGGGCAAAg gtgTGCTGAAGGCTGTGGAGCACATCAACAAGACCATCGGCCCCGCCCTGGTGGAGAAG aaaATCAGCGTGGTGGAGCAGGAGAAGATCGACAAGCTCATGATCGACATGGACGGCACCGAGAACAAAT ccAAATTCGGGGCGAACGCCATCCTGGGGGTGTCGCTGGCCGTCTGCAAGGCCGGCGCGGCCGAGAAGGGCGTCCCGCTCTACCGGCACATCGCCGACCTCGCCGGCAACTCCGACCTCATCCTGCCCGTGCCG GCCTTCAACGTCATCAACGGCGGTTCCCACGCCGGCAACAAGTTGGCCATGCAGGAGTTCATGGTGCTGCCGGTGGGCGCCGCCTCCTTCCGGGAGGCCATGCGCATCGGCGCCGAGGTCTACCACAGCCTCAAGGGCGTCATCAAGGCCAAGTACGGCAAAGACGCCACCAACGTGGGCGACGAGGGCGGCTTCGCCCCCAACATCTTGGAGAACAACGAAG cGCCTCATCACgggggagcagctggggcagctCTACCAGAGCTTCATCAAGGACTACCCCG TGGTGTCGATCGAGGACCCCTTCGACCAGGACGACTGGGAGGGCTGGCGGCGCTTCCTGGGGCAGGTGGGGATCCAGGTGGTGGGGGACGACCTCACCGTCACCAACCCCCGGCGCATCCAGCGCGCGGCCGAGCTCCGCGCCTGCAACTGCCTCCTGCTGAAGGTGAACCAGATCGGCTCCGTCTCCGAGTCCATCCAGGC gtgCAAACTGGCCCAGAGCCACGGCTGGGGGGTGATGGTCAGCCACCGCTCGGGCGAGACCGAGGACACCTTCATCGCCGACCTCGTCGTGGGGCTCTGCACCGGCCAG atCAAGACGGGCGCCCCGTGCCGCTCCGAGCGCTTGGCCAAGTACAACCAGCTGATGAG gatcGAGGAGGCGCTGGGGGACAAGGCCAAATTCGCCGGGCGCAACTTCCGGAACCCCCAGGCCAAGTAGGACGGGAACCGCCGGGGGCCACCGCGCCCCCCCGCAGGCTACCAAGTCCCCCCTGGGGGCCACCAAGTCCCCCCCCGCGGGGGGTCGCCCCACAACCCCCCCAATAA